The Sagittula stellata E-37 sequence TGATCCTGAGGGGCGATACGGATTATCCCAAGGACCTGGCGGACCTCTCCGACGCGCCCCCGGCGTTGTGGGTGAAGGGCGACGCGCGCGTGCTGAATCGGCCGATGGTGGCCCTTGTCGGCGCACGCAATGCGTCATCGCTGGGATTGCGAATGGCGCGCAGCCTTGCCGAAGGCCTGGGAGAGGCGGGCTATTGCGTGGTCTCCGGTCTGGCGCGCGGCATAGATGCGGCGGCGCACCACGCCGCGCTCAAGACCGGCACGGTCGCCGTCCTGGCCGGTGGCGTCGATGTGCTTTATCCCGCTGAAAACGCGGGGCTGGCCGACGATATCGTCACCTGTCACGGCGCGCGGATCAGCGAACAGCCGATGGGCATGCAGCCGCTCGCCCGCCACTTCCCCATGCGCAACCGCATCGTTTCGGGGCTGGCCCGTGCCGTCGTCATCGTGGAGGCAGCGGCGAAATCCGGATCGCTGATCACGGCGCGTGGCGCGCTCGACCAGGGCAGGGAGGTGTTGGCGGTGCCGGGCCACCCGCTGGACGCCCGCGCGGCGGGCTGCAACATGATGATCCGCGACGGCGCGCACCTCGTACGGCATGTCGAAGATGTCCTGCAGGCCCTGCCGCCGCTGGAAAAAGAGGGCCCTGCACAGCCGCAACTTGGCCTGCCGGATCCAGAGGGCGCCGCCGTCGACGCTGTGAAAGCGCCGGAGCCCGAAACGCGGACCCTGCGCCAGACGGCGGACCTGCACACGCGTATCCTCGACCGGCTCGGGCCGTCGCCGCTGGCGGAGGACCAGTTGATCCGTGACCTTGGCGCGGCCTCGTCCCATGTCTCGCCCGCGCTCACCGATCTCGAACTGGAAGGGCGCATCCGCCGTCAGCCGGGCGGTTTCCTCTCGCTTGTGCCCCGCTGAGTCAGCACGCCTCCGGGATCACGCTTTTCCAGTCGCTGCAGTAGGGGTCCCCAAACCACCATGCGTCCGTCGCCCCGATGGCCCAGTGGACCGCGACCCAGGTGTTGCCCGAGCGCCGGAACAGAGCCTGCATCGCCGGTCCGTCGAACTCGAAGATGTCGCGGCTGTGTCCCGGGATGAGATCGGCGGGTGTCATGGCGCGCCCGTCCTTGCGCAGCGGTTCCAGCATGGCGAAGGCGACATCGCCATCCACCCGAAGCTCGTCGACGCGGAACACCAGCGGTGCGCCGAAGATCCATTCGGCATGGGGGCGCATCGCGTCCATCAGGTCGGCGCGCAGGGCGGTACCGATCCGAGGGGTTTCCCAGGCGCCTAGGGGCAGGGGCAGCAGGGTCAGGCAGAGGGCGAGGAATCGCATGTCCGGGGCTCCGTTTCGTGGCGTTCAGCCTACGCCCGAACACCGCCGACACAAGCGCGGCTCATCCGCCCGCATTGACAATTACCCCTTGCACCCCACATCTAGCGCCGCGATACGCCGCCCGGAAAGCAGCCGCGCGAGGCCGCCAAGAAACCAGGAGAGGTAGCAGTCCCAGATGCCCGTCGTCGTCGTCGAATCGCCCGCCAAGGCCAAGACAATCAACAAGTATCTGGGATCCGACTACACGGTTCTGGCTTCATACGGTCACGTGAGGGACCTGCCTCCGAAAGACGGATCGGTCGATACCGACCATGATTTCGAGATGAAGTGGGAGGTCGCGAACGATTCGCGCAAGCACGTCGCCGCCATCGCCGAAGCTTTGAAGACCGACGACAAGCTGATCCTCGCAACCGACCCCGACAGAGAGGGGGAGGCGATCTCGTGGCACCTGAAGGAGGCGCTGACCAAGCGCCGGTCGATCAAGAAGACGACCGAGGTCAGCCGGGTCACCTTCAACGCGATCACCAAGGCGGCCGTCACCGAAGCGATGAAGAACCCCCGCGACATCGACGCACCGCTGGTGGAGGCTTATCTGGCGCGCCGTGCGCTCGATTACCTCGTGGGTTTCAACCTGTCGCCGGTGCTGTGGCGCAAGCTGCCCGGCGCACGGTCGGCGGGACGTGTGCAATCCGTCTGCCTCCGTCTGATCGTCGAGCGGGAGATGGAGATCGAGGCGTTCAATCCGCGCGAATACTGGCAGGTGAAGGCGCAACTGGCCACGCCGCGCGGCCAGACGTTCGAGGCGCGGCTCGTCAGTCTCGCCGGCAAGAAGCTCGACCGCTACGATCTGGAAAACGTCACGCAGGCCGAGATGGCTGTGGATGCCGTGGCCAAGCGCGCCCTGAAGGTCCTGAGCGTCGAGGCGAAGCCTGCGTCGCGCAATCCGTCGGCGCCGTTCATGACCTCGACCCTCCAGCAGGAGGCGAGCCGCAAGTTCGGCATGGGCGCCAAGGCGGCGATGAATGCGGCGCAGCGGCTCTACGAGGCCGGCCATATCACGTACATGCGGACAGACGGGATCGACATGGCGCCGGAGGCGGTGTCAGCCTGCCGCGATGCCATCGCCGATCGTTACGGCAAGGACTACGTGCCGTCCTCGCCGCGCGTTTACAAGAACAAGGCGAAGAACGCGCAGGAAGCGCACGAGTGCATCCGCCCCACCGACATGACGAAGGATGCCGAAAGCCTGCGCCTCTCCGAATCCGACCAGCGCAAACTGTATGATCTGATCTGGAAGCGCACGCTTGCCTGCCAGATGGAAGCGGCGCGACTGGAAAGAACTACGGTGGAGATCGGCTCTGACGACGGTCAGGTCGGCCTTCGGGCCACCGGTCAGGTGGTGCTCTTCGACGGCTTCCTGAAGGTCTACGAGGAAGGCCGCGACGAGCCGGCCGAAGATGACGACAAGCGCCTGCCGCAAATCATGCAGGGCGATCCGGCGAAGTTCGAAGCCGGCGCCATGAAGTCCGAGCATGCGAAGGCGATGGAGAAGGGCACGGACCGTGGCAAGCCCGCCGTTCTGTCCGGTGACGGCGCGACGTTGGGCACGCAGAGCTTCACCAACCCGCCGCCGCGATACACCGAGGCGACGCTGGTCAAGAAGATGGAAGAACTGGGCATCGGGCGTCCGTCCACCTATGCCTCTGTCATCACGACGATTCAGGACCGCGAATACGTCCGCAAGGAACAGAACCGCCTGTTCCCCGAGGACAAGGGCCGGATCGTGACGATCTTCCTGCTGAACTTCTTCAAGCGCTATGTGGAGTACGATTTCACCGCCGCGCTGGAGGATGAGCTGGATCAGGTCAGCGCGGGCGCCGAGGACTACAAGGAACTTCTGGCGAAGTTCTGGCGCGATTTCAGTGCGGCCATTGCCGAAACCTCCGACCTCCGGATTTCGGAGGTGCTGGACGTGCTGGACGAGGCGCTTGCGCCCCAGCTCTATCCGCCGCGCGATGACGGCAGCGATCCGCGCATCTGTCCGAAGTGCGGGCAAGGGCGTCTGCACCTGAAGACATCGCGCACCGGCGGCTTCGTCGGTTGCGGCAACTATCCCGAATGCACCTACACCCGCCCCATCGCGGGAGAGGGGGCCGAGGGCGAGGAAAAGCTGCTGGGCGAGGACCAGGGCGACGAGAT is a genomic window containing:
- the dprA gene encoding DNA-processing protein DprA; translated protein: MRDDSYSSTHPPLPPTTEDARVDWLRLLRSRRVGVATFWRLLGEHGSARAALEALPEVARAAGVERYTICPENVILAEMKAARMSGARLILRGDTDYPKDLADLSDAPPALWVKGDARVLNRPMVALVGARNASSLGLRMARSLAEGLGEAGYCVVSGLARGIDAAAHHAALKTGTVAVLAGGVDVLYPAENAGLADDIVTCHGARISEQPMGMQPLARHFPMRNRIVSGLARAVVIVEAAAKSGSLITARGALDQGREVLAVPGHPLDARAAGCNMMIRDGAHLVRHVEDVLQALPPLEKEGPAQPQLGLPDPEGAAVDAVKAPEPETRTLRQTADLHTRILDRLGPSPLAEDQLIRDLGAASSHVSPALTDLELEGRIRRQPGGFLSLVPR
- the topA gene encoding type I DNA topoisomerase, whose amino-acid sequence is MPVVVVESPAKAKTINKYLGSDYTVLASYGHVRDLPPKDGSVDTDHDFEMKWEVANDSRKHVAAIAEALKTDDKLILATDPDREGEAISWHLKEALTKRRSIKKTTEVSRVTFNAITKAAVTEAMKNPRDIDAPLVEAYLARRALDYLVGFNLSPVLWRKLPGARSAGRVQSVCLRLIVEREMEIEAFNPREYWQVKAQLATPRGQTFEARLVSLAGKKLDRYDLENVTQAEMAVDAVAKRALKVLSVEAKPASRNPSAPFMTSTLQQEASRKFGMGAKAAMNAAQRLYEAGHITYMRTDGIDMAPEAVSACRDAIADRYGKDYVPSSPRVYKNKAKNAQEAHECIRPTDMTKDAESLRLSESDQRKLYDLIWKRTLACQMEAARLERTTVEIGSDDGQVGLRATGQVVLFDGFLKVYEEGRDEPAEDDDKRLPQIMQGDPAKFEAGAMKSEHAKAMEKGTDRGKPAVLSGDGATLGTQSFTNPPPRYTEATLVKKMEELGIGRPSTYASVITTIQDREYVRKEQNRLFPEDKGRIVTIFLLNFFKRYVEYDFTAALEDELDQVSAGAEDYKELLAKFWRDFSAAIAETSDLRISEVLDVLDEALAPQLYPPRDDGSDPRICPKCGQGRLHLKTSRTGGFVGCGNYPECTYTRPIAGEGAEGEEKLLGEDQGDEIWLKAGRFGPYVQRGEPTPENKKPPRASLPKKGGAYLPGWDPADMTLEKALTLLTMPREVGMHPDGGVVSANLGRFGPYIMHQLPDEEKPVYVNLKEFQEVFEIGMNHAVELLAQKRANPGRGRQTAKALREMGEHPDGGKISIMEGRYGPYVKWEKVNATLPKDVEPADVTMETVLELIAAKAKKKPAKKAASKSTAKKTTAKKPAAKKPAKKD